One Piliocolobus tephrosceles isolate RC106 unplaced genomic scaffold, ASM277652v3 unscaffolded_29728, whole genome shotgun sequence genomic window, aaaaaattagctgggcgtgttggcgggcgcctgtagtcccagctactcgggaggctgaggcaggagaatggcgtgaacccgggaggcagagcttgcagtgagctgagatcaggccactgcactccagcctgggcgacagagcgagactccgtctcaaacaaaaaaataataataataataattaatactaataatttaatttaaaaatccaaaaattgaGGCCAgccgaggtggctcacacctgtaatccctggactttgggaggccgaggcaggagaatcacttgagctcaggagttcgagaccagcctggccaacacggtgaaaccccgtcagtaccaaaaattaaaaaaatggtcTCGGCGTGGCAgcacacacctctaatcccagctactcgggaggctgacgtaggaggatctcttcagcctgggaggcagaggttgcagtgagccaagactgtaccactgcactccagtctgggtgatagagtgagatcccatctaaaaaaaaaaaaaaaaaacccaaatatcagacaaaatcaatagcatgatctcatttatgtaaaacacacatataaactAATACTATATATTTCCCAAGTCAAAATACATATCCATATCACACACATTAAAGAGATGAGCtggaaaacaatgagaaaaaaataatataaaacaaagcacagggctgggcgcgatggctcatgcctgcaatcccaacacattgggaggccaagacaggcagaaatctcttgaggtcaggagtttgagaccagcctggtcaacatggtgaaaccccatctctactaaaagtgcaaaacttagccgggcatggtggcgtgcactgtaatcccagctactcaggaggctgaggcagaagaatcacttgaacctgggaggcagaggttgtagtgagccgagatggcaccactgcaatccagcatgggtgacagagcaagactacatctccaaaaaaaagagagaaattttaagttaaaaaagacagaaaaaggaaggaagggagagaagaaaggagaaatgaagaaaggaacgGAGGGGAGCACTTTCTAAAGTGCATTTTAGACCTACACATTCCCTCAGAATTCACCTAGTCTGACCTACTCTCTTATCCtgtagatggggaaactgaggcacagaaagggagAAGAGCTAAGTTGAGAATAACAGGAGTAAAGGCCATAGAAGAGGGACCAGGCAGTCCATGAATGTGAAAAAATGAACTTCTCAGTTTGAACAAGGATGTGAAGGGACAAGAAATCAATTCTCGCATCAGGTGAGGTGGTGTGGGAGCTCCCCAAGTACCCTGAGGGGAAGAGAAGGGGTGAGATGTCCGGCTACGAGGAGTGGGATGTGTGAGTTCTTATGCAGCAGCACGAGGTAAAGGAtgctgggctgggcgcggtggctcacgcctgtaatcccagcactctgggaggccaaggcgggtggatcacctgaggtcaggagttcaagaccagcctggtcaacatggtgaaaccccgtctctactaaaaatacaaaaattagccggatgttgtggcacacgcctgtaatctcagctacttgggagacggaggcaggagaattgcttgaacctgggaggcagaggttgcagtgagctgagatcgcgccattgcactccagccggggcaacaagagcaaacctccatctcaaaaaaaaaaaaaaaaaaaaaaaggtaaaggatGCTTCATGTCACTGAGCGAAGGGTGCAGGTGCTCTTTGAAGCAGTCATTGCAGGGAACACGGTGGTCTACATCCACAAGGGAAGTGCGATGGACCTTCTGGGACAATGTGGGGTGCCTGGCATCCTCTTTTGGCTACGAATAGTTTAGAACATCCCGACTCTTCACTACCCCAAACTATGACATATCCCATCTGGAAAACTACAGGGCAAGGGTCGCCCCCACATTCTGCACTTGCAGCCAGCGGAGCTGGGGATGGCTTTTGATGGGCAGTGGTGAGTGTGAGACACTTCTCTGAGATAATGAAGATCGTGAGATGTCCTCTGAGGGGTTGGGTTTGTGAGATGATGTTAATGGCCCTGTTAGAAGACTGACATCCTTTCTGATCAATGGAGGGGGTAGCAAGGGATGTGAGGAACCCCAGACAGTGTGGTGAGAAGGGATGGGTCACCCCTCCATTGCCCCACGACCTCTGGGATCTCTTGCTGGACTAGTGAGATGTGATATAACGCAGTTGTTGAGAAGAGAGACAACCGAGCTTCAAATTCCATCTAACTAGCGTGGGTGCATAGACCGAGCCACCAAGATTTCTTGCtgctcatttttctcttccctagAATGGAAGTGCTAATAATGACTCATAGGCTAGCTATGATGCTTAATGAATTAATGTACATAAAACCCTGAGATCAGAACCAGGCATTACATCAGCATCTAATATTCTTATTACTGGGGCCTCCCATTTTGCAAAAGTTTGGGATCATCCTTGATGAGACCCCGAGGGGCCAGGGATAAAATGATTAAGGGTAGCCCATCCGGACACCACGTGGGTAGCTCAGGCAGGCATCCCAATGCCCTATCGAGGGCTTGGGACATCCTATTTTGCACTCTACACATATAAGGTATCACATCTGGAGAAGTAAGGGACAAGGGAAATCTCAAATGGAGCCCAGAAAAATAGGCCATATTCTTTGAGGGGCACTGGGATGATAGCACCCTCTTTGGAGACTGAAGAGTGTTAGAGATCTCATATGGGTGATCAAATATATGACAGCCCAAATAGACTCTGAGGAGCGCCAGGTATTTTCCACGGGTCAATGGAGGTAGAACGAGATTTCATCCAGTTCCCCAGGGGATAGAATGTCCCCCTGGTATAAGTACAAGCCGTGGCCTGTCGTGTCAGGGAGGTATGGGACAGCTCTCTGCCACGTCCAGGGATAAAACAGCCATGATTTGGGAAAGGAGGAAGTATGAGAGTGTCTCtcagagaaaatgagaaatgctGAAATGTCCAGTCTGGGGATTTGGAGGCGAGAGGACAGGAAGTGAAGACCATTGCAGGGAAGGAACAAGGCCTGCCCTTGGGTGTTGGGAGGTGTCTGCTGAGAGCTTGGTTTGGTGGAAGCAGTAGGTGGGGAACAGGCATAGATCCTGCTTTGGGGTGGGCGTCTGTCTCCCCAGGGCTCATAGGATGGGAGTGCAAGCTGTCTCCAGGCTGGGAAGAGGAAGCTGACACCAGAAACCCAGGCTGTCAATCCATGGGCACAGGCTGTCTGTGGGCAATGCAGAGTGGGCACAGGCTGTCTCCAGGGCGCAGGCATTTGCAGAGGGTGCAGGCTGTCTGGGGTGGGCACAGGCTGTCTGAGGACACCAGCTGTGTCTGGAATCACGGGCTGGGTCTGAGGACACAGGCAAGGTTTTTCTAGGGACAAAGGCTCTCTCTGGAGCTATAGGCTGGTCTGGGGGGGACCCAGCGATTCCTAGGAACATGGGCTGTGTAGGGTCAGGGGCTTTGGGGTCATAGAATGATCTGGGACCAGAGCCCGGTGTGGAGGTGCAGGCTGATCTGAGGGCACAGGCTGGTGTAAGGATGCAGGCTGGTGTTGGGGTATAGACTGGTCTAGGGGTGCATGTTAGTCTGGGGGTGGAAACTGTAGCTGGAGACCCAGGCTGATCTGGGGGTATAGGATAGTCAGGGTACAGGATGGTCTTGGGGCACAGGCTGTAGGCGGGGACACAGGCTCTCTTTAGAGGCGTAGAATAGGGGTACAGTCTCATCTGGGGGGTCTCAGGTCATAGCCTGGTCTGGGGGTACAGGATAGCCTGGGGGCAGAGACACCTTGGAGGTACATTCTGGTCTTGGGGTACAGTCTGTAGCAGGAAAGCAAGCTCTAAGGCACAGGTTCTCTGGGGGTAGGCCAGTGAGGGACCTAGGCCTGGGGCATCTCCCTCAGCAGTTTCCGAGAGCAGAGGACGATGTGGGCACTGGCGCTTACCGGGATACAAGCTCTCTCCTCTGGGCTCAGGCTTTCGTCCCTGGGGCGGGTTTTCTCCACCGACACGggcccctctccctccctgtccATGGGACGCAAGCCCTGGGCTCGGGGCGGCGGCTGCTCACCTCCGGGCAGCTCAGCCGGGCCGCAGGTGTCCCTGTCCGCGGGCACGTCCGCCTGCCACAGCCGCTTGGTGCACACCTTCCACAGCCCCAGGTGGGCCGCTTCGCACACGGCGCTGCCGTTGGCCTTGTAGGTGTTGAGCTCCACCCAGAACTCGGTGCCCACGGACAGCACCGCCAGCGTGGCGCCCACGGCGGCCAGCAGCAGCGCCAGCTTCACCTTCCCCTCGCGCTCAGGCGTCAGCCCCGATCTGCCCCGCCCGTGCGCCCGCCGCCGCCGGTTCTCCTCTTGCAGGAAGAAGTTGGACCACATCATCATCTTACGGCCGGTGGggtggagaagagggaggaggcagagccGACGAGGGGCCTGGAGGGGCGGCAGCGAGGAGCGGCCTGGGGTCTTGAAGGGGGTGAGGGACTCAGTTTCCCCTGGGTATGAAAGAGGGAGTCCTCTCTGGACCCTCAAATGGGCAAGTCGAGATTGCTTCTGGGgttcagaacagaaaaaaagatcccCGGGGCTGGGGAAGCCTCTGGGGTTCAGAGGAGGGTCTAGGTTACCCTCAAGAACTTGGCAAAGAAGACGGGGCCCCGAGGAAAGCAAGGCCCCCACCCCGAGGCTTAGAGATAGAAT contains:
- the CACNG6 gene encoding voltage-dependent calcium channel gamma-6 subunit, encoding MMMWSNFFLQEENRRRRAHGRGRSGLTPEREGKVKLALLLAAVGATLAVLSVGTEFWVELNTYKANGSAVCEAAHLGLWKVCTKRLWQADVPADRDTCGPAELPGEANCTYFKFFTTGENARIFQRTTKKDVNLAAAVIAVLGLVVMALGCLCIIMVLTKGAEFLLRVGAVCFGLSGEGSEPGG